From the Candidatus Cloacimonadota bacterium genome, the window ATGGATACTGCTGTGATCGCTTTTATTATTGGTTCAGGCAAGGTGGCTGAGCATGGTTTTAACATGGCGTCCAGCCATATTGATAGTCCCAGTCTGAAACTAAAACCGGAGAGTGTGAAGTTTGATGGTGATGTTTGCCGGATCGGCGTGGAAGTGTATGGCGGTCCTATCGTTAGCACTTGGACAGATCGTGAATTGGGCATCAGCGGACGCGTAATAGTTAAAAACAAAAATACTTACAAAAGCCACGTGATAGATTTTGAGAAGGCTCTGGCAATTATTCCCAATGCCGCCATTCACATGAATCGTGAGATCAATAAAGGCTTTGAATACAATAAACAGACTCATCTGCAGGCTATCTTGAGCGTGGAAAAACACGATGGTAATCCTCTGAAAGACTTGGTTGCCAAGCATCTGAAAGTGAAGAAAGCCGATGTGGTGGAAATGGATCTGTATCTTTACGATATTCAAGAACCACACTTAATCGGTTTGGAGGATGAGATCGTGGTAAGCGGCAGACTGGATAACCTCGCTATGACCCACGCCATCCTGCAAGGAATCATGTCTGCCAAGGCTGGTGCAACTACTCCCATGGCAGTATTTTTTGATCACGAAGAAGTGGGCAGTCAAAGCCCACAAGGAGCATTTTCTTCGCTATTGGCAGAATTATCGGAGCGCATCGTGCTGGCGCAGACGCCCAACCGGGAGGATTATTATCGCGCTTTACGCAAGTCATATATGATTTCTGCGGATATGGCGCATGCTTACCATCCCTCTTATGCTGAGAAATATGACCCCAATTACAGTCCGAAGATGAACCAGGGTCCCGTGATAAAGCGTAATGCAAATCTTCGCTATGCCAGCACTTCGGATAGCAGCCTGCGGTTTATCGACCTATGTGCAGCAGTAGAAATAAAGCATCAGGAGTTTTTGGTGCGTAGCGATATGCCCTGTGGTAGCACGGTTGGTCCAGTTGTTGCGGCAAATCTGGGAATCCATACGGTGGACATTGGTAACCCGATGTGGGCAATGCACTCTGTGCGTGAAAGCGCTGGAACTAAGGATCACATAGACTTGATTAAAGTGCTTGCTGCCTACTATTCCGGCAAATGAGTTATCAACACTAAATCAGATTTATAACACATTAGAATATAATAAACGAGGTAAAAACCCCATGGCAACATTCAAACCCTTCAAAGCAGTTCGTCCGGTTCCAGACAAAGCACAGGCGATCGCTTCCCTTCCTTACGACGTGATGGATTCTGACGAAGCAAGAGCTGAAGTACAAAAGAATCCCCTTAGCTTTATTCATGTGGAAAAACCGGAAGTCGATCTTCCCGAAGGCATCGATCTGTATGATCCCAAAGTATATGCTAAAGCCAAAGAAAATCTGTATAACTACATCAACGACAGGCACATGATTCAAGACGAAAAACCAATGTTCTATATCTATCGTCAGACTATGGACGGTCGTTCTCAATTCGGTTTAGTCGGGTTGAGTTCGGTGGATGAATATATGGATGGCACGATCAAGAAACACGAGCTTACCCGCGCCGAAAAAGAAGCCGACCGCATAAAACATGTGGATACCTGCGATGCGCACCCTTCACCGGTGTTCTTTACCTATCGTCATCAGGAAGCGATTGATGATGTAGTAAGAAAAGTATGTGAAAACAAGCAAGCAGTGTATGACTTTGTTTCAGACGATGGCATCGGTCATACCCTATGGTTGATGGATGATCCATCCGATATCAAGGCCATAGAAGATGCCTTTGCTAAGCTGCCATATTTGTATGTGGCAGATGGACATCATCGTACTGCCAGCGCTGCTAAAGTGGGATTGTTGCGCCGTGAACAGTATCCAAACTATACTGGCGAAGAAGAATTCAACTATTTTATGACCGTTATTTTCCCGGATAATCACCTCAAAATATTCGATTACAACCGCGTGGTGAAAGATCTGAATGGCAATAGCAGTGCGGAATTCCTTACTAAAGTCAGAGAAAAATGGAACGTGGAAGAAGTATCGGCAGGCAGTAGTTTCAATCCTTCGCATTTACATCAGATGAGCATGTATCTCGATGGTAAATGGTACTTTATAAGCCCAAAGTCGGGAACATGGAACGAGAAAGACGTAGTAGAAAATCTGGATGTATCTATTCTGCAGAAGAATTTGCTGCATCCCATACTTGGCATCGAAGATCCCCGTACAGATAAACGCATCGATTTCGTGGGCGGAATCCGGGGCTTGAGCGAATTGGTGAAACGGGTGGATAGTGGCAAGGAAAAAGTGGCATTTGCCATGTATCCTACCTCTATGGATGAACTGATCGGTATTGCCGATGCCGGGCAGATTATGCCTCCAAAATCAACTTGGTTCGAGCCCAAACTGCGTAGCGGACTCTTTATTCACCTCTTGAAATAATGAAATTCTATATCGAAAGCCTGGGATGCTCCAAAAACCTTGTAGATAGCGAGCGCTTTGCCGCCATCCTGAAACACTATGGCTTTCGGGAAGCTGAAACAATGGAAGACGCAGATATTATTCTTGTTAATAGCTGTGCCTTCCTTGCGGCTTCATTGGCTGAATTGGACGATGTTCTGTGTGATATCCTCTCTGAAAGAAAGCCTAAGGCACATTTGGTAGTAACCGGCTGCGTGATGAACCGTGCCTATAAAGAATTTGCAGACTTGTTTCCCGAAGTAAACAAATGGATAGGGCTAAAAGATTTTGATGCCTTTGAGAAGTACCTGCTGCACTATGTTTTGCCCAAAGGTACTCTTTCTGTGGATCTCGCTTTGGGAGCTCGTGCCGCCTTACATAAAGATCAGTATGTGTATTTGCGCATAGCTGATGGATGTGAGAACTACTGTTCGTATTGCATGATTCCTTCGATCCGCGGCAAATTGGTTTCAGAGCCAATCGAAGCTTTGGTAGCGGAGGCAATAAGTTTGAACCATCGGGGAAGAGAACTGGTTTTGATCGCTCAGGATAGTTGTATGTACGGAACCGATCTCTATGGCAAAAAGTCTCTTCCAGAACTGATCGAAGCTCTGCACGCCATACCCGGATATGATTGGATCCGCCTGATGTATATGCATCCGGATCATTTTGAACCCGAGTGGACAGAACTCTGGAATAAATACCCCAAGCTGTTGCCCTATTTTGAAATACCCATCCAACATGCAAGTGATCGTATTATCCATCTGATGAACCGTAGGAAGGGGTATCAGGAGCTGAAACAGCTATTTGATTATATCAAAAAAGAAATACCGAAAGCTGTGTTCAGGACTACCCTGATGCTGGGATACCCCACTGAGACAAAAAAAGATAGGGATTTGCTGGATAGATTTTTAAAAGAAGTGGATATTCTTCATACAGGTGTATTTGGTTACTCACCGGAAAAGGAAGACTCCAGCTTGATATCGCAGGAAGAATTTGATTGGGATAGCGTTGACAAGTTGGAAACAGAGTATGCCATCAAAGCTGCCCAAGCCAAAGAAAGTAAGATGCAGAGGTTTGTAGGCAGCCGCCAGATGTTTTTACTGGAAGGCTATGATGACAATATGCAAGCCTACGTGGGCAGATTGTGGTTTCAAGCTCCAGAAATTGATGGTGTTGCCTACGTGGATAAAATCCCGGCAAACAAATGGCCTTTGTTTGAAGTAGAAGTAGAGGATGCGCTTACAGATGAGCTGTGGTGCAGCCTGGTTGAAGAACAAAAAGATAAGGATTTATAATAGATGAAGAAGATAGCACTTACCGGAATAAAACCTACCGGAATACCCCATATTGGAAACTTTTTGGGGGCAATCAAACCTGCATTGGAACTAAGTAAAAGCTGTGAAGCACGCTATTTTATTGCCGATTATCATGCCTTAAATAGCACTAAAGATCCCCAGTCGATCCGCAATATGACTGTTGAAATCGCCGCTGCATGGCTAGCTTGCGGATTAGATCCTGAAAAAGTGCTTTTCTATAGGCAAAGTGCCATCCCGGAAACGTTTGAACTACTAACTATTCTGCTGGCATTTACACCCAAAGGTTTGATGAACAGAGCGCACGCTTATAAAGCCATACTG encodes:
- a CDS encoding DUF1015 family protein — protein: MATFKPFKAVRPVPDKAQAIASLPYDVMDSDEARAEVQKNPLSFIHVEKPEVDLPEGIDLYDPKVYAKAKENLYNYINDRHMIQDEKPMFYIYRQTMDGRSQFGLVGLSSVDEYMDGTIKKHELTRAEKEADRIKHVDTCDAHPSPVFFTYRHQEAIDDVVRKVCENKQAVYDFVSDDGIGHTLWLMDDPSDIKAIEDAFAKLPYLYVADGHHRTASAAKVGLLRREQYPNYTGEEEFNYFMTVIFPDNHLKIFDYNRVVKDLNGNSSAEFLTKVREKWNVEEVSAGSSFNPSHLHQMSMYLDGKWYFISPKSGTWNEKDVVENLDVSILQKNLLHPILGIEDPRTDKRIDFVGGIRGLSELVKRVDSGKEKVAFAMYPTSMDELIGIADAGQIMPPKSTWFEPKLRSGLFIHLLK
- a CDS encoding MiaB/RimO family radical SAM methylthiotransferase codes for the protein MKFYIESLGCSKNLVDSERFAAILKHYGFREAETMEDADIILVNSCAFLAASLAELDDVLCDILSERKPKAHLVVTGCVMNRAYKEFADLFPEVNKWIGLKDFDAFEKYLLHYVLPKGTLSVDLALGARAALHKDQYVYLRIADGCENYCSYCMIPSIRGKLVSEPIEALVAEAISLNHRGRELVLIAQDSCMYGTDLYGKKSLPELIEALHAIPGYDWIRLMYMHPDHFEPEWTELWNKYPKLLPYFEIPIQHASDRIIHLMNRRKGYQELKQLFDYIKKEIPKAVFRTTLMLGYPTETKKDRDLLDRFLKEVDILHTGVFGYSPEKEDSSLISQEEFDWDSVDKLETEYAIKAAQAKESKMQRFVGSRQMFLLEGYDDNMQAYVGRLWFQAPEIDGVAYVDKIPANKWPLFEVEVEDALTDELWCSLVEEQKDKDL
- a CDS encoding M18 family aminopeptidase, which encodes MNTYIKDLLDFLGKGNSRFPASIQIVNRLQSAGFLELDEAKAFKLKKGGKYFIRRMDTAVIAFIIGSGKVAEHGFNMASSHIDSPSLKLKPESVKFDGDVCRIGVEVYGGPIVSTWTDRELGISGRVIVKNKNTYKSHVIDFEKALAIIPNAAIHMNREINKGFEYNKQTHLQAILSVEKHDGNPLKDLVAKHLKVKKADVVEMDLYLYDIQEPHLIGLEDEIVVSGRLDNLAMTHAILQGIMSAKAGATTPMAVFFDHEEVGSQSPQGAFSSLLAELSERIVLAQTPNREDYYRALRKSYMISADMAHAYHPSYAEKYDPNYSPKMNQGPVIKRNANLRYASTSDSSLRFIDLCAAVEIKHQEFLVRSDMPCGSTVGPVVAANLGIHTVDIGNPMWAMHSVRESAGTKDHIDLIKVLAAYYSGK